AATCCTTCGCCGCGCATTTCATTTACACCTTTTGAGACAACTTTAAGTGCATCAATATCAAGACCGGAATCGATTTCGTCTAAGATTGCTAGTTTTGGCTCAATCATTAATAACTGGAGAATTTCATTACGTTTTTTCTCTCCGCCTGAAAATCCTTCGTTTAAGTAACGTTCTGCCATTTCTTCATCCATATCTAAAATATCCATTTTTGCGTCTAATTTGCGGATAAATTGCATGACTGGAATTTCGTCACCTTCTTCGCGTCGGCTGTTGATTGCTGCACGGATGAATTCAGCATTTGTAACCCCGCTAATTTCACTTGGATATTGCATCGCTAAGAAAAGACCACAACGAGCACGTTCGTCTACTTCCATTTCTAGCACATCTTCGCCGTCAAGCGTAATGGTCCCTTGTGTTACTTCATATTTCGGATGCCCCATAATTGCTGAGGACAACGTAGATTTCCCTGTTCCATTTGGTCCCATGATAGCATGAATTTCCCCCGTTGAAATTTCAAGATTAACACCTTTCAAAATCTCTTTTCCTTCTATTTCAACATGTAAATCTTGAATCTTTAAAGTTGCCATAAAAAAAGTCCTCCCTAGTGTAAAATTTGCATAATCCTAGTTTAGTATAATTCTAATCTGATTACAACTATAAAAACCAGCACTCTTCGCATTCTCCCCTTCATTCTACTATTAATAGCCGATTTTTTCCAGTTTTCGAGCATTATCAGTATTTCCATTTTATTTGAGAATATTCAAGTATAATTGTCCAAGAAAATAAAGAACCTTTCATACCAATAAAAACAACAGATTTCTTCTCATAAAAAAAGGATTGTATATCTTATTTAGATGTGTTATTGTTGTAACGTAACAAATTTGAAATATAATAACTTATTTGTAATAAATGATTAATTATCGAAGGAGAATTTAAATATGAAGAAAGCAATAATGGCTCTGACCATCTTTGTATTGCTTTTAACTACCCTATCTGGGTGTAGCTCACCTAAGTCCGACTTCACTGCGGCCCTGAAGAAAGTTACCGAGAATAGACAATACACCACGAATGTAAAATTCCAAATTAACAACCTGTCTGATAATTATATAAAACAATTTGGTACAGATATTACTTTAACTCAACTTAAAAAATCCAATCTTCAATATAAAATTTCTGTAGATAGTGATACTAGTTCTTCTTATAGTGCTTTCTCACTTCACTGGGCTGGAAGTAAGCCTCTTGATTTAACATTACATGCACTTCAAAATAGTGATGACGGAAAAGCCTATATCCCGGTTTCCGATTTATATGACGCATCTGACAGCATTTCGAGTTTGCTAAGCGATTCGACCGCTGCCATTTTTAATGAAGTTCTTGCTCAAAACAAAGATTTGGAATCCAAATACCTTAATTTTTTTGAAACAATCCAAAACTTCTCAAACCAAACAATTGATTCAGAAACCGTTGACCGTCAAGCCGAGGAACTGAAAAAAATTGAAGAAATAAGCGGTATTACGATTTATAGTTATCTTAATAACCTTGATGATCAACACTTCACGGCAAAAGATAATGGAGACATCTTGCTCGAACTAAGTAAAAATGAAATTAGTGACTTGATTAATGAGGTACTAAAAGCCCTTGACGACGACGGCAGCATTATTACACTTATTTCTGAAATTAACAGCAGTACCCAAAAAGAAGCTGAATCTGCATGGGAAACCCAACAAAAATCGATTCGTTCTTCTTTAAAAAATCTTACATCTAACAAAACACAAAGTTTAGATTTCCAATTAACTTTGACACCAGATAGCAAAAAGGGTTTCAGCAAAGCAACAATCGACACAAACTATAAAGATACAGCAAAGACTCACTTGATGAACTACACTACAACAATTGATATGTTAGATTATGAAAAAGTTCCTCCAATGCCAGAAGGAAATGAAATTGTTTCAAAAAAAGAATTGGATAAAGCTATATCTGATGGTTTAAAACTTTATTTAGGAAGCACCACGCAGTAAAAAAATCCTTTTACCACATCGGTAAAAGGATTTTTTTCGTTTTATTTATCCACTGGAACTACTGCACCGTCCCACTCTTCCGTAATATAAGCTTGAATCTCTTTGGAGTGAAGCACGTTTACTAATTCTTTAATGTTCTTATCGTCTTTCTTCTCTTCTGTAGTTACGACGATATTCGCATACGGGGAATCTTTACTTTCAATTGCAATCGCATCTTTGGAAGGGTTTAAACCTTGGTCAACTACAAAGTTAGAGTTGATTGCTACTACATCGCCTTCTTCATTGTTATATGCAGTCATTAAATAAGCAGGATCGAAGTCATATTTGAATTTCAAGTTTTTCGGATTGTCTTTAATATCATCAAAAGTTGCATCTTGCGCCTTTACACCATCTTTAAGTGTTAGCAAGCCGTTATCGACAAAAATACCAATAACACGTGGCCAGTCTGATTTCGAGTTAGAAAGTAATACTTGCGCACCATCTTTTAAATCTTGAATGTCTTTTACTTTTTTGGAATAAATCCCCATTGGTTCGATATGAATCGCGCCAACATCAGCAAATTTATAACCTTTTTCTTTTTCTTCTAATTCAAGGTATGGTTTATGTTGGAAGTAGTTAGCATCTAAGTCGCCTTCTTCAAGCGCTTTATTAGGCATAACGTAATCTGTATATTTAACAATTTTCAAGTCAATTCCTTTTTCTTTCAAAATTGGTTTTGCTTGTTCCAAAATTTGCGCATGAGGCGTGTTTGAAGCGCCCACTACCAATTCCTTATTATCGTCTTTGCTAGATGACGCTTTATCTGAGGAGCCACCGCAAGCTGTAAGTACTAAAACTAAACTTAATGTGAAAATGAATCCAAGAACCTTTTTCATGAAAATCTCTCCTTTTTTGCGGGGATTCCGCGTTTTTTTATATAAATTGCTTCATATACATTGGTTAGCGTTTATCGGTTCGTTTCGTTAAGAAGTCGCCGATAAACTGGAAAATAAAGACGATAATCAAGATAATAATCGTGGCTAGTACAGTTACATCAGGTTGTCCACGTTGGAAACCCTCCAAGTAAGCTGCATTTCCAAGCCCCCCAGCACCGATGACACCTGCCATTGCTGTGAAACCAACCAAGGAAATGGCTGTTACCGTAATCCCGGAAATAATTGCTGGTAAAGCTTCTGGGATAAGTACTTTGCCAATAATAGTAAACATATTAGCACCCATCGATTTTGCTGCCTCGATAACCCCTTTATCTACTTCCCGAAAAGCAATTTCCACCATTCGACCATAAAAAGGTGCTGCCGAGATAATCAGCGCTGGTAGAGCAGCTTTCGGTCCAATTACTGTTCCAACAAGTGATTTTGTCATTGGAAGCAGCAATACAATCAAAATGATAAATGGAATCGACCGGAAAACATTGACAAGTATCGCTGTAATCCAGTAAAGAATACGCGCACCAGCATTTTTTTTATTGTTGGTTAAAAATAATAACAAACCTAAAACGATGCCTAGCAAGAAAACGGCAAAGAGCGAAGTAAGCGTCATATAAAGTGTTTCTTGTGTCGCTACCCACATCATCTGAAAATCAACATTTGGGAATAATTCTTGTAATTTCGTCATCGTTCTAACACTTCCGTTTCTACTTTAAGTTGACGTAGCTGTGTCAGACTCGCACTAGTGGCTTCTTCTGCACCTAATATTTGTACATAAAGTGTCCCGTACGCACCGTTTTGTGTTTGCGTCAAATTCCCATGAAGAACATTTAACATGACATCATTTTCTTTAGCTACTTGAGAAATAACCGGTTGGGTTGCATTTTCACTCATAAAGAGCAATTTGACAATTTTCCCTTCTGAATAATTGTCTAGTAATAAATGAATCAATTCCTCTGTTTCATCAGAATCAGTTACTTGGCGAACAAATCGCTCGGTTACTTTTTCTTTTGGGTGGCGGAAAACATCTAGTACATCACCAAGTTCCACAACTTTTCCGTTTTCCATCACAGCAACACGATTACATATTTTGCGAATAACATGCATTTCATGGGTGATGACAATGATGGTAAGCTGAAGTCGTTTGTTAATATCTAATAAAAGTTCTAATACTTCATCCGTTGTTTGTGGATCTAGTGCGGAGGTTGCTTCATCGCATAATAATACTTTTGGATTATTCGCAAGCGCTCTAGCAATCCCGACACGTTGCTTTTGGCCACCACTTAGTTCAGCAGGATAAGCATTTTCTTTCCCTTCTAAACCGACAAGCCGAATTAGTTCATTTACACGAAAACGTCTCTTTTCACCGCGTACTCCAGCAATTTCTAGTGGGAAAGCAATATTTTCAGCAACAGTACGTGACCATAGTAAATTAAAATGCTGGAAAATCATTCCAATTTGCTGACGAGCTTTTCGAAGTTTCCCGCCACGAATCTCACTGATTAGTAAATTATCTACTTCTACCGTTCCCTCTGTCGGCAACTCTAGCCCATTAAACATTCGAATCAAAGTACTTTTCCCAGCGCCAGAATAACCAACTACACCGAAAATTTCTCCTTGCTCAATTTCTAAGTCGACATTATCAACTGCCCGGACTTTATTATTTCTCGATGTATATTCTTTTACAACATGCTGTAACGTTATCATCTCAATCACCTTTTTCTACATTTCTGGTATACAAAAAGCCTTCCTGCTAATGAGCAGAAAGGCAGCATTTTTTCAAATGGACTAACTTCCTTCTCATCTTTCAGAACAAGTAACTGTTCTGCATGACTTAGCACCTTAAACACATAATGAATTATTGTTTAGGTTGCTGGGTTTCATAGGGCATTTCCCTCCACCACTCTGGATAAGATTTCTACATATTATTATATCACTTCATTTGTGACTATAGTGACGTTTCTTGTTTTTTCATATTACCTTTTCCGTTCCGCTTTGTCAATAACTTTTTTACTAATAGATTATTAGTTGTAACTTTATTCACTAACAATAACTAGCTCCCTTTGATTATCCGCACTAGCTAACGGTGAGGCAATTTTGATTTGCGTTCTATTTTGAGAATTAATATCACCCTTATTTATTTGGGCTAAATATACAAATATCGCAACAACTGTAATACAAGCAACAACAATTAAAACTAAATGCTTTTTCATTGGTTCACCCTCCGTTATTTATATTCTACTGAATGAATATAAATCGGGCAGAAAGAAACATTTAAGAATTATTAAAGATTAAATCAGCGGTAGTTTGACAATAAAAGTAGTTTTCCGGTTCTTGCTTTCTGCCGTAACAATGCCACCGTGTTTTTCAACGATGGATTTTGCAATAGCAAGTCCAAGACCTGTTCCAGTAGTTGTTCGATTCTTGTCTGCTTTATAAAATCGTTCAAACAAATACGGTAAATCGATTTCCGATATTTCTTGACCGTAATTTGTTACCTTCACAACAGCCATATTCCCTTCTTGCTTTGCGCTGACATCAATTTGTTTATCACCTTCTCCGTATCTAAGCGCATTAGAAAACAAATTCTCAAATAAGCGCATAATCTGGTTGCCATCCCCACTAATAATTAATTTTTTAGCATCAAAATGGTCCACAATCTTCATATTTCGCTCGGTTGCTTGACCGTCATATTCGGCTACTAACTGACTTAGTAATTCAATGACATCTAGCTCATCTTTTTTCAGCCTATACTCCACACTATCTAATCTTGTATAAGAAAACAAGTCATCAATCAGTTTATGCAAGTGGCGGGCTTTACCGTATACAAGCTCTGTGTAATAACGTAATTCAATTTCGTCACGGTAACGATCTTCATGAATATAACTTAAGTACCCTAAGATCGACGTTAGTGGTGTCCTAAGATCATGCGACACATTTGTAATCAAATCATTCCGAGCCTGTTGTGCCTGTTCTTCTTGTTTCATTAATTTATTTTGGCGTTCGCGCATACTATCAATGTTTCGCTCCAACTCTTGAATCTCAGGAACAAAACTTTCTGTATCCACTGGTTTTCCATCATGTAGGGCAAAATTGATTGTCCTTAATTGTTTTTTCAAAAGCTTTTGACGCATATATCGATAAAAAAAAGAGAAAAATAGGCATGTAATCAAGAAAATAATAAAATAATTGATTAATACTACCCAAATCGAATCCATCACGCGGACATATTTATTAGGACCAAATAAACTAACAATCGCTCGAGTAACCTCTTTTAAAAACAATGAGTCGTCTCTAATCGAAATTGCCCATAGATAGATGGTTCGTACGGCAATTATCCCTAAAACCCATGAAATAGCAGCAAAAAAAGTCGCTTGCCAAATATTCATCACATGGCTAATTTTCGTAAACAACATTTCAAGTCTATATTTCAACTTTGTATCCTACTCCCCAAATGGTTTTAATGACATTTTCTCCGCCCATAGCATCACGCAATTTATCACGTAAATTACTAATATGAACCATAACCGTTTTACTTGCTCCAAGTGCTTTTTCTTGCCAAATTTTTTCGAAAATATATTCTGAACTAAACACTCGACCAGGTTCACTTGCTAGCAAAAATAAAATATCAAACTCCGATGTCGTTAAATGGAGCTCTTTTCCGCTAACCGTGACGACATGAAGTGCCCTGTCAACCACAATCGGCCCAATAATAACTTTGTCCTGGCTGATGGGCTCAGCTTGACTCATTTGCTGCATCCGTCTCAAAATCGCTTTAACGCGAACCGAAAGCTCTAATGGGTTAAATGGCTTTACCATGTAATCATCTGCTCCAGTTAAAAGCCCCATAATTTTATCGTTATCTTCCGCCTTAGCACTAAGCATCAAAATAGGTGTCAAAATCCCTTCACTTCTCATCAGACGGCAAACTTCTAACCCATCCATTTCTGGCATCATAATATCTAAGATGACCAAAGTGGGCTGCTTCTCTTGCACAAGGCGCCAAACTTCCGCACCATCATAGGCTAGATAAATCGTATAGCCTTCATTTTGCAAATATAATTTCACTAAATCCACAATTTCTTTATCATCATCAGCAATTAAAATAGAAGTTGTCATACTTAATTTTCCTTTCCATTCCTTGTTTCTCCCTATTGTAGCACTTTTGAAACAAATCGAATAGAAAGAGCTTGCTTCAACTTCTCGTCAGAACTCGTTCCTCTTCTGGCTCTAAGTGAATTAGAACCTCCGCTTTCGCATAAAAATCCATTATCTCCGCTTCAATTTCATCACATAAAGAATGAGCGCTTTCGATAGTCATAGAAGAAGAAACTACTAGATGAAAATCAATATACTCTTCCGCTCCAGCACGTCTTGAACGAAAATCATGAAATTCAATAAATTTATTTTTATGCGTTAAAATGATTTGCTTGATAGCCGCTTCCTCATCCGTCGACAAGCGCTTATCCATTAGTGGCGGGAATGATTCTTTTAATAGTTTAAAAGCCTCAAACATAATGTAAAAAGCAGTCAAAATTGCGATAACTGGATCGAGCCAAAGCCAGCCGGTTATGTATACTAAGAATAAACTAAGTGCAATACCTAATGATGTAAAAACATCTGTATATAAATGAAGCGCATTCGATTTCATTGCTACAGAATTTGCCTTATCCGCCGCTTTTTTTATGATTCGCGACACAACAATATTAACGAGTGCTCCGAAAAGCATCACCATAATTCCAAGTGCAGGAAAACGAATTTCATGTGGATTCACTAGTTTATTTACCGATTCAATAATAATCCAAATTCCCGCAACAAAAATTAGTAGCGTTTCGATAGTTCCAGCAATATTTTCGGCCTTCCCATGTCCATAGGGGTGGTCTTCATCTGCTGGTTGATTCGAAATCCTTATCGAAAAGAAGGTAATGACCGACGCAAATAAATCCATCGACGAGTGAATCCCTTCAGAAATCACTGCGACAGACCCCGTAAAAAAGCCAACAACTAATTTAAGTACAACAATAACAAAATTACTACAAACGGATAAAATAGTAAGATTTGAATGGTTCATAGAAAAAGCCTCCGATATATTATGTTTCACTAAAAATCTTTCTTTACAAAACACAAATTTAACAACTCGAGTTATCTTACCACGTTAGGCTAAATTGTGTCTATAGCAATGTTTTTAGCTAAATACATTTCTATATCGGAAGCGAAACTTTTTTGCACGAAGGCAAATTACGACACAGAAAAAATCCCTGTATCACTTGCTATACAGGAATTCAAAAATAGCTGTTATATCATGCAATTTATAGCTTACATCTACTGGAATTCCAGCTTTAAACTTCACTAAAGCAGGAACGGATGTAATCTCTAACGCCTGGGCAAATTCTGGCACATAATTTAAATCTACTTTGGCAATAGTTGTATCGATACTATCAGTGGTTTGAGTCATATCCACCAAACGACTAGCCATTTGACAACTACCACACATCGGCGTAAAAAAGAAAATGACAAAATCTGCACCATTTTTTTGCGCCGTCTGTAACGTTTCTTTTTCCCAAATTTCCAGAGAAAACGCCTCCTATTAAAAAAGAGCCAGTTCGGTTATCCCAAGCCGGCCCTCGTATAAATCAATCTAATGTTTTTTCGTAATCTTCACTTGATAAAAGCACATCTACATCTGCAGCTTCTACCTCAGTAAGTTTTAAAATCCAGCCAGTATCGTACGGATTGCTATTGATTAATTCTGGTTCATCTTCTAACGTTTCATTTACAGCAACTACTTTCCCACTTACAGGTGCATAAAAATCTGATACCGTTTTAACAGATTCAATACTTCCAATAGAATCGCCTTTTGCAACTGTATCGCCAACTTCTGGTAATTCAACAAAGACGATATCCCCTAATTGATCTTGTGCAAAATCAGTAATCCCGATAAGATAACTGCCATCCAGTGCTTTCACCCATTCATGTTCTTCTGTGTACAATAAGTCTTTTGGTAAACTCATTTCTAAACTCCTCCTTTTTATTACAAAAATCTATTATGACTATTTCCAAGTTGTTTCAAATTCTTGTTCATTAAATCCAAGTGTTACTTCTTTGCCATTTGTTGTTAATGGACGCTTAATTAACATCCCATCTGAGGCAAGTAGTTCATAGGCTTCTTTAAGCGACATTGTGTCAATCTTATCTTTTAGCCCTAATTCGCGGTACTTAATTCCACTTGTATTAAAGAAACGACGGATTGGTAGTCCGCTAAGTTCATGCCACGATTGCAGCTCTTTTGCACTTGGCGTTTCTGTTTTAATATCTATTTCTTGAAAATCCGTATGCTCATTTTCAAGCCATGCTTTTGCCTTTTTGCAAGTGCTACATTTTGGATACCAATAAAAATTAATCATCTTGTCTCTCCCTCCGATTGCATTATACTACTATCATAGTGTATTTTTTATGAAAGTACAAACGGCAACACTTAGAAAAAAACAGAGAGCTTGAAAGCGGATACATTCCTGCTTT
The nucleotide sequence above comes from Listeria ivanovii subsp. londoniensis. Encoded proteins:
- a CDS encoding cation diffusion facilitator family transporter, whose product is MNHSNLTILSVCSNFVIVVLKLVVGFFTGSVAVISEGIHSSMDLFASVITFFSIRISNQPADEDHPYGHGKAENIAGTIETLLIFVAGIWIIIESVNKLVNPHEIRFPALGIMVMLFGALVNIVVSRIIKKAADKANSVAMKSNALHLYTDVFTSLGIALSLFLVYITGWLWLDPVIAILTAFYIMFEAFKLLKESFPPLMDKRLSTDEEAAIKQIILTHKNKFIEFHDFRSRRAGAEEYIDFHLVVSSSMTIESAHSLCDEIEAEIMDFYAKAEVLIHLEPEEERVLTRS
- a CDS encoding sensor histidine kinase, which translates into the protein MKYRLEMLFTKISHVMNIWQATFFAAISWVLGIIAVRTIYLWAISIRDDSLFLKEVTRAIVSLFGPNKYVRVMDSIWVVLINYFIIFLITCLFFSFFYRYMRQKLLKKQLRTINFALHDGKPVDTESFVPEIQELERNIDSMRERQNKLMKQEEQAQQARNDLITNVSHDLRTPLTSILGYLSYIHEDRYRDEIELRYYTELVYGKARHLHKLIDDLFSYTRLDSVEYRLKKDELDVIELLSQLVAEYDGQATERNMKIVDHFDAKKLIISGDGNQIMRLFENLFSNALRYGEGDKQIDVSAKQEGNMAVVKVTNYGQEISEIDLPYLFERFYKADKNRTTTGTGLGLAIAKSIVEKHGGIVTAESKNRKTTFIVKLPLI
- a CDS encoding methionine ABC transporter ATP-binding protein; the protein is MITLQHVVKEYTSRNNKVRAVDNVDLEIEQGEIFGVVGYSGAGKSTLIRMFNGLELPTEGTVEVDNLLISEIRGGKLRKARQQIGMIFQHFNLLWSRTVAENIAFPLEIAGVRGEKRRFRVNELIRLVGLEGKENAYPAELSGGQKQRVGIARALANNPKVLLCDEATSALDPQTTDEVLELLLDINKRLQLTIIVITHEMHVIRKICNRVAVMENGKVVELGDVLDVFRHPKEKVTERFVRQVTDSDETEELIHLLLDNYSEGKIVKLLFMSENATQPVISQVAKENDVMLNVLHGNLTQTQNGAYGTLYVQILGAEEATSASLTQLRQLKVETEVLER
- a CDS encoding MetQ/NlpA family ABC transporter substrate-binding protein, with amino-acid sequence MKKVLGFIFTLSLVLVLTACGGSSDKASSSKDDNKELVVGASNTPHAQILEQAKPILKEKGIDLKIVKYTDYVMPNKALEEGDLDANYFQHKPYLELEEKEKGYKFADVGAIHIEPMGIYSKKVKDIQDLKDGAQVLLSNSKSDWPRVIGIFVDNGLLTLKDGVKAQDATFDDIKDNPKNLKFKYDFDPAYLMTAYNNEEGDVVAINSNFVVDQGLNPSKDAIAIESKDSPYANIVVTTEEKKDDKNIKELVNVLHSKEIQAYITEEWDGAVVPVDK
- the cesR gene encoding response regulator CesR, which gives rise to MTTSILIADDDKEIVDLVKLYLQNEGYTIYLAYDGAEVWRLVQEKQPTLVILDIMMPEMDGLEVCRLMRSEGILTPILMLSAKAEDNDKIMGLLTGADDYMVKPFNPLELSVRVKAILRRMQQMSQAEPISQDKVIIGPIVVDRALHVVTVSGKELHLTTSEFDILFLLASEPGRVFSSEYIFEKIWQEKALGASKTVMVHISNLRDKLRDAMGGENVIKTIWGVGYKVEI
- the sufC gene encoding Fe-S cluster assembly ATPase SufC, with product MATLKIQDLHVEIEGKEILKGVNLEISTGEIHAIMGPNGTGKSTLSSAIMGHPKYEVTQGTITLDGEDVLEMEVDERARCGLFLAMQYPSEISGVTNAEFIRAAINSRREEGDEIPVMQFIRKLDAKMDILDMDEEMAERYLNEGFSGGEKKRNEILQLLMIEPKLAILDEIDSGLDIDALKVVSKGVNEMRGEGFGCLIITHYQRLLNYITPDFVHVMMQGKVVKEGGPELAKRLEAEGYDWIKQELGIELEEEEAVDQQ
- a CDS encoding thioredoxin family protein, with translation MCGSCQMASRLVDMTQTTDSIDTTIAKVDLNYVPEFAQALEITSVPALVKFKAGIPVDVSYKLHDITAIFEFLYSK
- a CDS encoding arsenate reductase family protein; amino-acid sequence: MINFYWYPKCSTCKKAKAWLENEHTDFQEIDIKTETPSAKELQSWHELSGLPIRRFFNTSGIKYRELGLKDKIDTMSLKEAYELLASDGMLIKRPLTTNGKEVTLGFNEQEFETTWK
- the gcvH gene encoding glycine cleavage system protein GcvH translates to MSLPKDLLYTEEHEWVKALDGSYLIGITDFAQDQLGDIVFVELPEVGDTVAKGDSIGSIESVKTVSDFYAPVSGKVVAVNETLEDEPELINSNPYDTGWILKLTEVEAADVDVLLSSEDYEKTLD
- a CDS encoding methionine ABC transporter permease, producing the protein MTKLQELFPNVDFQMMWVATQETLYMTLTSLFAVFLLGIVLGLLLFLTNNKKNAGARILYWITAILVNVFRSIPFIILIVLLLPMTKSLVGTVIGPKAALPALIISAAPFYGRMVEIAFREVDKGVIEAAKSMGANMFTIIGKVLIPEALPAIISGITVTAISLVGFTAMAGVIGAGGLGNAAYLEGFQRGQPDVTVLATIIILIIVFIFQFIGDFLTKRTDKR